The sequence CTCGGCGAGGCCTTCGTCCCTGCAGGGACTCCCTGCCAGTCAccggccccccccgcccccactgctgGTGCTGGCGCTGCTGGTGCTGCCGCTGCTGCATCTGTCCTCATAGATGGAGATCTCGATCTGGGCCCAGGCTAAGGACAGACAGCAGGACAAGGGGGACGGGCAGGCAGGGCTGTGCCAGTATCTGCTCCCAGTTCCCAGGGTCAGCCGGGGCCCTCCAGCCCTGTGCCCcggggggattgggggggggggtagctgagTGCCAGGGCAGGGGCCAGTCTTGGGCTCGGGGCAGAGCTGGCGTTGCAGAGAGGGGCCCGTTTGCTGCAGCCACGTGCACCAGTGTCAGAGCATCGCGCCGGGCAGCGGTGCCCGTGCCCATCCCACCAGGCTCACCCATGCCCACCTTTcctgcccatccctgccctgtgcccaccCGCCCGCCCGTCCGTCCCAGGAGGATACGACCCGCATGCCCCGCTCCACGGGGTCGGTGAGCAGCAGGCCCCGTGGCGCATACACCTGCTCGTTCTGCTCCTGGATGTACTTGGAGATCTTCTTCAGCACCTGCGAGGGCAAAGGGGACAGCCCAGTCAGCACCGTGTGCCCAGGGGCACCTGGGTGACTCCCTGGCCCGGGACACCAGCTTGCATCCTTCCCTGGCCCAGGGCACCAGCCTGCATCCTTCCCTGGCAGGGGATCAGGCCCTTTGCCTGTGCTGCCTGTCACTGAGGCTAACCAGCACACCCGCCCCACTGCGCCCGCCCCACAGCAACAGCCTCTGGGGGCAGGTCACTGTCCGCTTGGGAAAGGGGGAGATCCTGGGAACAGCGAGGGGGGACGACAGGCCCACGTTCAcagtcaggggcagagctgggttagaacccaggagtcctggctcccagccccagcacctgggTCCCGCTAAGGGGCAAGTCTGCGAGGCCGCCAAGGGCTCCGCCGGCTGGACAACGGGGCTGAGATTTACCTGCTTCAAACTCGCTCTTGGGCGGCTACGTCTAAACTCAGCGGGAAGAGGCGCAACTGATTAGTAGTTTTATTATTACTCCTCCAGCCACCAGGGTTTGTGTTTGGTGTGGACTGGATGGGTCAGGAACCTACCGGGCTACGAAACCTTGTTAATGAGACGCCAAAGCAATAAACCAATAGTCCTAGAGCTTCCTTTATCCTAATATTATTGTACCAGATTGTGtgtctatttccttccctttcccGTCACTTGGCTCGATTTCAGTGGATCCGATCCACCCTCTTCTTCCACTCAGGATTCGCGCAAACCCACGCATCTGCTCACACTCACTTCCCTGCACACCCACAGGTCTGCTCACACTCACTTCCCCGCACACCCACAGGTCCGCTCACACTCACTTCCCTGCACACCCACAGATCCACTCACACTCACTCACCCACGCATCTGCTCACACTCACTTCCCCGCACACCCACAGGTCCGCTCGCATTCACTTCCCTGCACACCCACAGATCCACTCACACTCATTTCCCCACAGATCCACTCACACTCACTTCCCTGCACACCCACAGATCCATTCACCCACACTGTCCCTCAGGCTTATAAAAGGCACCTACTCCCACTCTCGGGGCTAGGCTGTCTTTCTGATGCTGGGGGAAGAGAGTATGTGAGAGAAGGGGCTGCTGTCCTTGAGAGAGGCCCTGAGCTAGCGCGTTCGGCTCCGGGCACGGCTCTGCGCTGTTTCCTGTGCTTAGTGTCGTCCCGGACCCGGCAATGAGCTGAGTCGCCATCAGCCACTCAccatgggctgggctgggctggagatggGGGCAACGGGAAGGGAGCGGCAGTGGGCAGCGGGGGCTAGGGAGGAGCAGGATTGGTCAGGCACAGGGAggagaagggcagagggagctgcagaaagggaagtaatttttaatatttgtCTCCCTCCTGCCGTAGGTAGCAGCAGGGGCTCTCCATGGAGCATTGCTTGCTCCGGAGACGGGGTATTATTCATAGAAACACGTCAGCttgtcatagattctagggctggaagggacctcgagaggtcatcgagtccagtcccctgcccgcatggcaggaccaaatactgtctagaccatcccggatagacatgtatctaacctactcttaaatatctccagagtgCTTATGAATGCTTAGAAACGCCTGTGCACAGTGAGTTCCACACGTCAATGATTCATGATGTTAAAAAATGTCTCCTCTCAGTTTTAGACGTGTTGCTTTTCAGTTTGGTTGAATGTCACCTTGTTCTTGGACTGAGAGGGTTCAGAGGAGCTCCCGGTTCACCGTCTCGGTCCCATTCATTAGTTTATGCAACTCTAGTAGATCCTTTCttagcgctgcactcgctgctaACCGTACTACTCTGAGCTCAGCTGGCAGCTTTCCCCCATAACCCGAGGACGTCCCAAGGCCCCCAGACCTCGGCATCACCTCCACATTGGTGCTGCACAGAACAAGATTCACtgcgcacatggatggaaaaattaGCGGGAACATTGTGCAGCAGCCCCAGGTTTTACACagggccccactcctggccctgcatgtgggctcccagccctctgcccggggtcccggctcccagccccccgcccagggtcccggctcccagccccccgcccgggctccctgctcccagccccccgcccgggatcccggctcccagccccccgcccggggtcccggctcccagccccccgcccgggGTCCCGGCTCCTagccctctgcccagggtcccggctcccagccccccgcccggggtcccggctcccagccccccgcccggggtccctgctcccagccccccgcccgggGTCCCGGCACCCAACCCCACGCCCggggtcccggctcccagccccccgcccggggtcccggctcccagccctctgcccggggtcccggctcccagccccccgcccgggGTCCCGGCACCCAACCCCAGCagtggcccccttacccctgtctgcccccccccagagacacagcctgctcctggccccagctctgaggggggcatggacaggggaaggggactggctttcagcaccccactGTTAAAAGTGTTCCCACGTCACTGCCTGGGCAGGCTCCGGCTGGCTGGCACGGGGGGTACCCGGGGAGAATTTCCCTTCCGAGCCTCCTGgggaccctgccaggaaggagcgagggggTCACCGCAGAGAATAGAGCCGTTGCCCCCTGTAGAGCAGGAGGCGGGACCTGGGGGAGGAGCGCTGCGGCCTTGTCCCTGCATTTCGGCGGGCCGACTCTGTGGCCATGGGGGTCCTGGCTGAGCACTCGGCACCCAGCTGCTGGTCcagcctggcccggcctggccctaCCTTCTCGTAGTGGGTCTCCATGCAGAGGAAGATGAAGTAGGCTGTGGCACACGCCAGGCACCCCTCCAGGTAGGAGCTGCCCCCGATCTTCTCGGCCTCGGCGTAGAAGCCATTGAGGGTCTTCACTGTCTCCTCAAAGAGCTGCCGCTCGAGCTGGGGCAGAGAAACCCGAGTGAGGGCGTTGGGGGTCACACAGGGTCCCGCCGGCCAGCACTGGGAGCCCTGCCCAGGCCGCACTCAGCCCATGCCCGGCAGCAGGGGCCGGGGCATCGTGAGCATCCCAATGAGCTGACCCTGAAGGACCCCCGAGCACAGACAGACCAGCTCAGGTGGTAGGAATGAGGGACCCACGGAACAGCCATCACAGTGCCCCATAGAGAGCCCCCCGGGAGGACAGCGCCCcccatacacatgcacacagacagacacctgggtgggcacctccccacccccgcgaGTTTGCTCACGCACCCTGAGCCAGGGCCTGTGCACACAGACGTATGGGCACATGCAGGACTTGGCCCAGCGTGAGGCTGGGcagctgccccccagccaggcccagctGCCACCAGCCCAGACCCCATGGTTGTGGGTGCAGCTCTCGGTGGGGGAAAGTGCCAGCGTGGGAATTTTCTGTACTATTTTGTATGCATgcggtgtgtgcctcagtttcccctatgtgctgcatggatagctaggtggtggggaaaggtggGAATGGTTCCtggctggctcaggtttgggaccCAGGTCACTGGGGGGCCCATGAAGACAatggacccccccaccccacaggaagCCGGCCGGGTGTGAACAGCTggacaaagggctgaggagaAGCCAGTTAGGGC is a genomic window of Chrysemys picta bellii isolate R12L10 chromosome 7, ASM1138683v2, whole genome shotgun sequence containing:
- the GOLGA7B gene encoding golgin subfamily A member 7B, whose amino-acid sequence is METGAGPAPERGGWRWGVPLLLLVPQDPHQAHDLQELRRSASLATKVFVQRDYSDGTLCQFQNKFPLELDSRLERQLFEETVKTLNGFYAEAEKIGGSSYLEGCLACATAYFIFLCMETHYEKVLKKISKYIQEQNEQVYAPRGLLLTDPVERGMRVIEISIYEDRCSSGSTSSASTSSGGGGGR